In Synechococcus sp. RS9909, one genomic interval encodes:
- a CDS encoding cation-transporting ATPase, protein MSQLRVGQVLECSANGSRWRVMHQLPGRVRLQLLHTGLDAELAQALAHQSLQRHWLKRFRLNALAGSLVLEGRPERLRRRRAIVQLLQQAAQQEAGLPLEITPRLETRSLRRLGLVVGLFSLNALLELPLILLLLPVTPLLFVPLFRSIWAERRAGRLPAKTLDLLWYGSLVLRGHSQALLLEWGIEVGNHSLQGWTPNHGQHERLADRLEAFRLSTVVTRLERDGRLSTPTLAELQPGDRLRLIAGDRVPCHGLVMDGEAVITSLWADGRTVQIAVRPFQQLPAGVQLVSGALTLRVIQCADPVERRLENIPVREPEAHVPALVERARWLHTRSVPLILLAGGGLLAAGNSGGAAGLLQFDPASDWQLSCSLLYGAVQRDALNLGVVLKRPEASDGIAQSRQLLITEAVLERLGQRSLAGIHPLDDTTVEELAQIVAGFRCRQRPFGLTAFLPLLHALDLDPYIVDDLEPMHPFGWRGIIRGERVELGGPRLLQSRHLRHDPSFGRHADQTWIYVLRSGRLIGAIDLRVHLSRRLIRSLKRIQRMGIGIRLLMASDLQLADLLCQRLDLPAEAVVVAPQPERQLAQVNRCRKAGPVMLLGGADADTPLIAAADVGITMVESQPQLSQSVADVMIAARCIDRLPAAIALCRRSHGDQAGQAALVLLPHLLVVLVNLVLPIHPLLAVFLVDMPILTSELLLVRAGRQRR, encoded by the coding sequence ATGAGCCAGCTTCGCGTCGGTCAGGTTCTGGAGTGCAGCGCCAATGGCAGCCGCTGGCGTGTGATGCACCAGCTTCCCGGCCGGGTGCGACTGCAGCTGCTGCACACCGGTCTTGATGCTGAGCTGGCCCAGGCTCTAGCCCACCAGAGCCTGCAGCGGCATTGGCTGAAGCGGTTTCGGCTCAATGCCCTGGCGGGAAGCCTGGTGCTCGAGGGCCGGCCGGAACGGTTGCGGCGCCGGCGAGCCATTGTGCAGTTGCTGCAGCAGGCCGCCCAGCAGGAGGCTGGCCTGCCCCTGGAGATCACCCCTCGGCTTGAGACCCGCTCCCTGCGCCGACTCGGCCTGGTGGTTGGTCTGTTCAGCCTCAACGCCCTGCTCGAGCTGCCCCTGATCCTGCTGCTGCTGCCGGTCACCCCGCTGCTGTTTGTGCCCCTGTTCCGCTCGATCTGGGCGGAGCGCCGTGCCGGGCGTCTGCCGGCCAAGACCCTGGATCTGCTCTGGTATGGCTCGCTGGTGCTGCGCGGCCACAGCCAGGCCCTGCTGCTCGAGTGGGGCATCGAGGTGGGTAACCATTCCCTCCAGGGCTGGACCCCCAACCACGGCCAACACGAGCGGCTCGCCGATCGGCTCGAAGCGTTTCGCCTGAGCACGGTGGTGACCCGGCTCGAGCGCGATGGTCGTCTTTCGACGCCCACACTGGCGGAGCTCCAACCCGGAGATCGGCTGCGCCTCATCGCCGGAGACCGGGTTCCCTGTCATGGCCTGGTCATGGATGGGGAGGCCGTGATCACCTCGTTATGGGCCGATGGCCGCACCGTGCAGATCGCCGTGCGGCCGTTTCAGCAGTTGCCCGCCGGGGTGCAGCTCGTCAGCGGTGCGCTGACGCTCCGGGTGATCCAATGCGCCGATCCGGTGGAGCGTCGGCTGGAGAACATCCCCGTGCGTGAGCCGGAGGCCCATGTCCCCGCCCTTGTGGAACGGGCCCGCTGGCTGCACACCCGGTCCGTTCCCCTGATCCTGTTGGCGGGGGGTGGTCTGCTGGCCGCCGGTAACTCCGGTGGGGCGGCAGGCCTGTTGCAATTCGATCCCGCCAGCGACTGGCAGTTGAGCTGTTCGCTGCTCTACGGCGCCGTGCAGCGGGATGCCCTCAACCTCGGCGTGGTGCTCAAACGCCCGGAGGCGAGCGATGGCATCGCCCAAAGCCGTCAGCTGCTGATCACCGAAGCGGTGCTGGAGCGGCTGGGCCAGCGCTCCCTTGCCGGCATTCACCCGCTCGACGACACCACGGTGGAGGAGTTGGCCCAGATCGTGGCCGGCTTCCGTTGCCGCCAGCGCCCATTCGGGCTCACGGCATTCCTGCCCCTGTTGCATGCGCTGGATCTGGACCCGTACATCGTTGATGACCTGGAGCCGATGCATCCCTTCGGCTGGCGGGGCATCATTCGCGGTGAACGGGTGGAATTGGGCGGTCCCCGGCTGCTGCAGTCCCGGCATCTCCGCCACGATCCCTCCTTCGGGCGCCATGCCGACCAGACCTGGATCTATGTGCTGCGCAGCGGCCGCCTGATCGGTGCGATCGATCTCCGGGTGCACCTCTCCAGGCGCCTGATTCGTTCTCTCAAGCGGATTCAGCGGATGGGGATCGGGATTCGCTTGCTGATGGCGTCAGATCTGCAGCTGGCCGATCTGCTCTGTCAGCGCCTCGATCTGCCCGCTGAGGCCGTGGTGGTGGCACCGCAACCGGAGCGTCAGCTTGCCCAGGTGAACCGCTGCCGCAAGGCCGGGCCGGTGATGCTGCTCGGTGGCGCCGATGCTGATACGCCCCTGATCGCTGCCGCCGATGTGGGCATCACGATGGTGGAGTCGCAGCCTCAGCTGAGCCAGTCGGTCGCCGATGTGATGATCGCCGCCCGTTGCATCGATCGCCTACCGGCCGCGATAGCGCTCTGTCGCCGCTCCCATGGCGACCAGGCCGGCCAGGCGGCCCTGGTGCTCTTACCCCACCTGCTGGTGGTGCTGGTGAATCTGGTGCTGCCGATTCACCCCCTGCTTGCGGTATTCCTCGTCGACATGCCAATCCTCACCAGCGAGCTGCTGCTGGTGAGGGCCGGACGTCAGCGGCGCTGA
- a CDS encoding carbonic anhydrase: protein MNHDPQKLLETLQEGHARFMAGESRHPHSSSYRLRQLVEGQHPLAAVVSCSDSRVPVELLFDAGFGDLYVVRTAGNTSFTDTIGSLDYGVLGLNLQLIVVMGHEGCGAVTAACTPQEALTPALQDLVLNIRSGLDEEGVGSELDRAFRANSRVAARRLLQGSELMRSRVAEGTLRIEAACYTLQKGDIEWLGPVSAS, encoded by the coding sequence ATGAACCATGACCCGCAAAAGCTCCTGGAGACGCTGCAGGAGGGCCATGCCCGCTTCATGGCGGGGGAATCCCGTCATCCCCATTCTTCCTCCTATCGGCTGCGCCAGCTGGTTGAGGGCCAGCATCCGCTGGCGGCGGTGGTGAGCTGTTCCGATTCGCGCGTGCCGGTGGAGCTGCTCTTCGACGCCGGCTTCGGCGACCTCTATGTGGTGCGCACGGCCGGAAACACGAGCTTCACCGACACGATCGGCTCCCTGGATTACGGCGTGTTGGGGCTGAACCTGCAACTCATCGTGGTGATGGGCCATGAGGGCTGTGGTGCGGTGACCGCGGCCTGCACCCCCCAGGAAGCACTGACCCCGGCCTTGCAGGACCTGGTGCTCAACATCCGCAGCGGCCTCGATGAGGAAGGTGTGGGCTCGGAGCTGGATCGGGCCTTCCGGGCCAACAGCCGGGTGGCGGCCCGGCGTCTGCTCCAGGGCAGTGAGCTGATGCGCTCCAGGGTGGCGGAGGGAACCCTGCGGATCGAAGCCGCCTGCTACACCCTGCAAAAAGGCGACATTGAGTGGCTTGGCCCGGTCAGCGCCAGCTGA
- a CDS encoding cation-translocating P-type ATPase, producing the protein MVADLAHSRHWTQVSDLPGRLRVRCHGLNPAGEPVSNRLDSTLLHHCRLTLSSCHWLRGFRINPLAGSICLHYPPQHRRDLKTLLERALTPPLPGSGLDLADPEQSLFAPGRPLIRHGLSCASILLIDAITPLPLTLLLGLSSLLLWPRIHAALRQLRQGRLDVETLELGFSTAMLLEGLPRETLTDLGIHDATGAVQGVMQPEEDVVDGDRLLARLGRVVQLQPPDSAADPIPLAQAKPGQRYLIHGQQLCPLRSTLVSGRLLVSNRHINGHWHPRWLKRGEVIPTGSLVIRGQGTLELSEALISDPTYALLHEQHDRSRIETGVLDRRLQRLSDWMSPLLLAGGGVMLARGSKEIALAALRFSPLHNWSDSVTASRLTAVADLALHKVRIRNPNVLSSLGRIRHLVVTQSCLNQAGGMRLKEETAPGADPNNGELLRLLAGIQSWLSGIDGMAIWTRQLQEIETPTAITSVAIEADGRRYSVRTRAGDNVVIEAERPDDLLTPLRLSRNGACIGRIVLQFLPDEHWLEAADMLHQLGIRLHVVSSLPDDQLETCTEALQLPDDQRHGACDAEARLALIRRLQGNGSNGVAYMGYLLQDLAALEQADVSMGMTTPDDSLMVARLCDLMIPTNASWLPRLVTMSRRLQQAETGNFSLITGTQIATALVTASGWIAPMQAILFYDLPMLLAELNNILSVQTAGYAASGQPVPSRNKRQDAR; encoded by the coding sequence GTGGTTGCCGACCTTGCCCACTCCCGGCACTGGACCCAGGTCAGCGACCTGCCCGGACGGCTGCGGGTGCGTTGCCATGGCCTGAACCCCGCCGGGGAACCGGTGAGCAACCGGCTCGATTCCACCCTGCTGCACCACTGCCGGCTCACCCTGAGCAGCTGTCACTGGTTGCGCGGCTTCCGGATCAATCCGCTGGCGGGAAGCATCTGTCTCCACTACCCGCCGCAGCATCGGCGCGACCTGAAAACGCTGCTGGAGCGGGCACTGACGCCCCCGCTCCCGGGAAGCGGCCTCGACCTCGCTGATCCGGAACAGTCCCTGTTCGCACCCGGACGGCCCCTGATCCGCCATGGTCTCTCCTGCGCCTCGATCCTCCTGATCGATGCCATCACCCCCCTGCCGCTCACCCTGCTGCTGGGTCTCTCCTCCCTGCTGCTCTGGCCCCGGATCCATGCCGCCCTGAGGCAACTCCGGCAGGGCCGGCTCGATGTGGAGACCCTGGAGCTGGGCTTTTCCACCGCCATGCTCCTGGAGGGTCTGCCCCGCGAAACCCTCACCGATCTCGGCATTCACGATGCCACCGGTGCCGTGCAGGGGGTGATGCAACCGGAGGAAGACGTTGTGGATGGCGACCGCCTACTGGCGCGTCTCGGCCGGGTGGTGCAACTGCAACCGCCAGACAGTGCGGCCGATCCGATCCCCCTGGCCCAGGCCAAACCGGGCCAGCGCTACCTGATTCATGGCCAGCAGCTCTGCCCCCTGCGCTCGACGCTGGTATCGGGCCGTTTGCTGGTGAGCAATCGCCACATCAACGGCCACTGGCATCCGCGCTGGCTGAAGCGAGGCGAGGTGATTCCCACCGGGTCTCTGGTGATCCGCGGCCAGGGGACCCTCGAACTGAGCGAGGCGCTGATCAGCGATCCCACCTACGCCCTGCTGCATGAGCAGCACGACCGCAGCCGGATCGAAACCGGGGTGCTCGATCGGCGCCTGCAGCGACTCTCCGACTGGATGAGTCCGCTGCTGCTGGCCGGTGGCGGCGTGATGCTGGCGCGGGGGTCGAAGGAGATTGCCCTGGCGGCACTCCGTTTCAGTCCGCTGCACAACTGGAGCGACAGCGTCACCGCCTCCAGGCTCACCGCCGTGGCCGACCTGGCCCTGCACAAGGTGCGGATCCGCAACCCGAATGTGCTCAGCAGCCTGGGACGCATCCGCCACCTGGTGGTGACCCAGAGCTGCCTGAATCAGGCCGGCGGCATGCGACTGAAGGAAGAAACGGCCCCGGGTGCCGATCCGAACAACGGGGAGCTGCTCCGCCTGCTCGCCGGCATTCAGAGCTGGTTGAGCGGCATCGATGGCATGGCGATCTGGACCCGGCAGCTGCAGGAGATCGAAACGCCAACGGCGATCACCTCCGTGGCGATCGAGGCGGACGGGCGTCGTTACAGCGTGCGCACCCGAGCTGGCGACAATGTGGTGATCGAAGCGGAACGGCCCGACGATCTGCTGACACCCCTGCGACTGAGCCGTAACGGTGCCTGCATCGGGCGGATTGTGCTGCAATTCCTGCCGGATGAGCACTGGCTGGAGGCTGCCGACATGCTCCATCAGCTCGGCATCCGCTTGCATGTGGTGTCGTCGCTTCCCGACGACCAGCTGGAAACCTGCACCGAAGCGCTGCAGCTCCCCGATGACCAGCGGCATGGTGCTTGTGATGCCGAAGCACGCCTCGCCCTGATCCGTCGTCTTCAGGGCAACGGCAGCAACGGGGTTGCCTACATGGGCTACCTGCTCCAGGATCTGGCCGCTTTGGAGCAGGCCGACGTGTCGATGGGCATGACCACCCCCGACGACAGCCTGATGGTGGCGCGGCTCTGCGATCTGATGATCCCCACCAATGCCTCCTGGCTGCCGCGCCTGGTGACCATGAGCCGGCGCCTGCAACAGGCGGAAACCGGCAACTTCAGCCTGATCACCGGCACCCAGATCGCCACCGCCTTGGTCACCGCCAGCGGCTGGATCGCGCCGATGCAAGCGATCCTCTTCTACGACCTGCCGATGTTGCTGGCGGAGCTCAACAACATTCTGAGCGTGCAGACGGCGGGTTATGCCGCATCCGGCCAACCGGTGCCATCACGAAACAAGCGCCAGGACGCCCGCTGA